Part of the Aquarana catesbeiana isolate 2022-GZ linkage group LG06, ASM4218655v1, whole genome shotgun sequence genome is shown below.
gtgccttgaaaaagtattcataccccttgaaatttcccacattttatcatgttacaaccaaaaatgtaaatgtattttattggtattttatgtgatagaccaacacaaagtggcacataattgtgaagtggaaggaaaatgataaatgatacaaataaatatgtgaaaagtgtgtgggggggcatttgtattcagccccctttactctgatacccctaactggaaccaattgccttcagaagtcacctaattagtaaatagagtccacctgtgtgtcatttaatctcagtataaatacagctgttctgtgaagccctcagaggtttgttagagaaccttagtgaacaaacagcatcatgaaggccaaggaacacaccagacaggtcagggataaagttgtggagaagtataaagcagggttaagttatataaaaaatctcccaagctttgaacatctcacggagctctgttcaatccatcatcggaaaatggaaagagtatggcacaactgcaaacctaccaagacatggccgtccacctaaactgaccggccaggcaaggagaacattcatcagagaagagccaagaggtccatggtaactctggaggagctgcagagatccacagctcaggtgggagaatctgtccacaggacaactattagtcgtattctccacaaatctgccctttatggaagagtgacaagaagaaagacattggtgaaagaaagtcataagaagtcctgtttgtagtttgtgagaagccatgtggaggacacagcaaacatgtggaagaaggtgatctggtcacatgagaccaaaattgaatttttttggcctaaaagaaaaacgctatgtgtgggggaaaactaacactacacatcaccctgaacacaccatccccaccgtgaaacatggtggtggcagcatcatgtggtggggatgcttttcttcagcagggacagggaagctggtcagagttgatggaaagatggatggagccaaatacaggacaatcttagaagaaaacctgttagagtctgcaaaagactggagactggggaggaggttcaccttccagcaggacaacgacccaaaacatccagccagagctacaatggaagggtttagatcaaagcatattcatgtgttagaatggcccagtcacagtccagacctaaatcacattgagaatctgtggcaagacttgaaaattgctgttcacagacgctctccgtccaatctgacagagcttgagatattttacaaagaagaatgggcagaaatgtcctctctagatgtgcaaagctggtagagacatccccaaaaagacttgcagctgtaattgcagagaaagggtgttctacaaagtattgattccggggggcaccatacaaatgccccccacacttttcatatatttattttgtatcatttatcattttcctcccacttcacaattatgtgccactttgggttggtctatcacataaaatcccaataaaatacatttacgtttttggttgtaacatgacaaaatatgggaaatgtcaaggggtatgaatactttttcaaggcactgtatactaatCTCATAGACAGAACAATTGCCTAATATAAAAATGAGAGCGCCTATCTTGTGGACCTTAATCTACAGGTTGGACTCTCTGAGTTGCTTTAAAATAACTATATTATTTCTAGAAACACTTaaaatgtgtggtttttttttgtctcTGACGTGGAAAATAATCACTATTTTTTTTCTGTGTCTTGGGTGATGAACAACTGATAAAGCCAatccatattgatttttttttttctatagccaGTATTGGAGATTTTTGTTGAAAAATGTTACCCATCGTGTGTTTTCTGCATAACTTTAAATGTACATTCTCAAATAAAGGCTCTTCATATCTGAGATTGTCCATCAAAATCTGTAAGCTGCAGGAAATAAaaggttatttttatatatatatttttggcaccTTGTCCTCAATAATGTATTTCTActaaataaaaatgggcaaaaatatTTCAACGGGGAATCAGGCGGTTTTGAATGGATTCTTCCTCTCTGGATTGTCTGACCTTCCAGCTCTCCAGCTTCCTctatttctcttcttccttctcatcTACCTTCTGACATTAATCTGGAATTTGCTGATCATGGTCCTCATAGTCACCAACTCTCACCTCCACGTTCCTATGTATTTCTTCCTTGGGAACCTGGCTGGATTGGACCTTTGTTGTTCTTCAGTCACCATCCCAAGATTGCTATTTGACCTTCACACCAAGATGAGAAAGATTACCATAACAGAATGTATATTTCAAgtcttcttctttttattatttgcCACATCTGAGCTTTTACTGTTGACTGTCATGTCCTATGATCGATATACCGCCATTTGTCAGCCGTTACATTACACACAGATCATGAGTTGGAAGGTTTGTGTACAGTTGGCGTCCATTGCTGGGTGTCTCGGTCTTACCACTGCTTTAGTTCATACACTGTGTGCATTAAGATTAACATTTTGTGGATCAGATATTATAGAAAGTTTCTTCTGTGACCTTCCTCAGTTGTTTCAGATCTCCTGCAGTGACATCAACATCAACGTTCTGCTCATCTTTCTCGTGGGTGGATTTGTTGGAGGTGGGTCTCTGGTACTGACCTCCctgtcatatatttatatattcaaaaCTGTCCTAAAAATGCAGATTAAGGGTACGAGAAGTAAAGTTTTCTCTACGTGTTCCTCTCACTTGACTGTGGTGTTTATATTTTATGGCTCACTGATGTTTAATTATTTTCAGCCAACTTCTAAACATTTTCCTGGTGACAAAgtggtgtctgttttttttttttttttttttttttttttcaattttaagatGTTTATTGAAGCAAAATGTAAAACATCAACAATTTTTTTCCCACGCAGGGGAGAGGAGCAATTATCAGATTTTGAACATGTGGGTGCATTTATAATCGGGGATCACATGAAATCTTTGTATAGTATTAATTGACATCTGTACTTTCAATGTAGCAACAGTAAAGTAAAGATTCTATATAATCTAGTTGGGTGATCGTAACAAGAGGGCGCCTGCCCCAGTGACCAGACACCCCGAAATGGGATCATGCTGTGTCTGGGCCCTACGGGCACCGGCCCTCCGTTAGGAGGTAATTTCCCAACAGCTTTAGAACTTTGGTGCAAAGTCAGACATTTAGTTTCTAGAAAATGCCATAAAAGATTAACAAACATAATCTCGGCGTTAGTGTCTTTGAGAAATAGTACCTTTAACATAAGAACCAAAAAGGACTTGAAAGACATTTGTATAATCTTGTATCTACAAGTACACTTCCCACCATTCCGATTCGATGGGAGAAAAGGCACcaagaaaaattttattttattaataaagtaataaaaaaggagaagataaaaaagaagagaaaaaaaaaaaaaaaaataatagaggagaaagagaaaagagggaaGCAGTACgaaagagatagagagggggatGGGAGGATTGAGTGAGGGGGGGTTGCCAGGTCCAATGAGGGGAGTCGTATTAGAGTTTCACGCAGACGGGCAGGGAAACTTATTTAGCTTACTGAGAGACAGAATTAGGGATTAGAGGGTCACTCCAATGTGATGAGCCCATGGGTCCCATATACGTTTGAATTTCTCAGTCTTGTCAAGAATGATATTAGAGATTTTCTCCTgatacatgatccaggagattttctgTTTGGCTATAGGAAACGAAACTTTGGGAAGTTTCCATGCCCGGGCTATTGTAATTTTGGCCCCGATAAGAATGTAGTGGATTAAAATCTGGTCATATTTaggaattttggggattttttgattTAATAGTGCTACAGTTGGGGTTTGTGGAATCGCCAAGTCAGTGACTTTGCGAATTAAATTGAATATTTTGTTCCAATATCCCCTGATGCGTgggcattcccaaaatatatgtaaGAGGGTACCCAAGTgtccacatcccctaaaacatgtAGGGGAAGAATGAGGGTAGATCTTAGCTAGCCTAgtggggactaggtaccatcgTGTCATGACTTTGAGGTCTGTTTCTGTAAGGGAGACACTTAGAATCCCTTTAAAAGCGAACGCTACATTAGAATGCCATGTATCGAGATCCCATTCGAATCCAATATCACGTTCCCAGGATATCATATAGGGAGCTTTCTCTGGAGGATCAGCTAAAGCTGAGTATATTAGCGAAATTCCCCCTTTCATGTCCGTGGCTGAGgcgcaccattgttcatagggaGTGGTTTGAAGTGGAAGCTGTTCCTGGGATAAAGTGGAAAGTAGGAAATGTCTCAGTTGGTGTAAGCGGAATTTTTCTGATTGGGGCATTTTTAGTTTCGATGTGCATTGTGCTAGAGTGAGGGGACCACCCGAGTTACAGAAGTGACCTATTCTGTACATtcctttatcaagccaccattgaaaCGCTCTTATATTTGTGCCTGGGGGGAAAAGGGGATTGTTAAAAATATGTGCTAAAGGTTTCCATGGCGATATTAAATTGTGTAGTTTGTGCATGGTATCACATAATGTGAATgaatgtgagagagagggggagaggatcgATGGTCTAGTCTTATGGGGGCGCCATAAAAGGTAATCTATTGTGAATTTGGGTATAgcttgtctttccatctctatccattcagGTTTGGGGCCTCTGTAGTAAATAGCTGAAAACTGGCTAagttgtgctgcctggtagtaccaccagagattgggTAGTCCaagacccccttttttccttggtcTATAAAGAGTTTTTTTAGGGAGCCTGTGGTTTGATTTATTCCAAATAAATTGGATGATCGAGGATTGTAATTTGGAGATATGAAGTTTGGGGACAGGGATGGGGAGGGAGCGGAACAAATATAGGATTCGCGGTAGTAGCGTCATTTTGACCGCATTTAATCTTCCTAGCCAAGACAATTTGTGTAGCGACCATTGATCAAGATCAGATTTAAGTTTTTTGAACATAGGGGGGTAATTAAAGCGGTATATTTGCTCTATTAGGGGGGTTAACTGAATACCTAAGTATGTGATGGAATTTGGTCTCCAGACAAAAGGGAAGTGTTCCTTTAGACTCTCCACTGTATGAGATGGGGTGGATATGTTAAGTGCTatggatttggacatattcacttgtaGACCCGAGATCCGTCCGAATTTGTTTAGAAGAGAGAAGATATTGGGGGTAGAGATGAGGGGGGAAGTGATGAAGAGTAGAACATCATCTGCGAAAAGTGCGCATTTGTGTGTTGACTGGCCACATTTAACACCATGTATATCCGGGTGGTTTCTTATTGCAATAGCTAAATTTTCTATGCCAATGGCAAAGAGaaggggtgataaagggcacccctgtctagttcctttgGTTATGGGAAAGGGTTCAGACAAGTG
Proteins encoded:
- the LOC141147445 gene encoding olfactory receptor 5AS1-like, with the protein product MGKNISTGNQAVLNGFFLSGLSDLPALQLPLFLFFLLIYLLTLIWNLLIMVLIVTNSHLHVPMYFFLGNLAGLDLCCSSVTIPRLLFDLHTKMRKITITECIFQVFFFLLFATSELLLLTVMSYDRYTAICQPLHYTQIMSWKVCVQLASIAGCLGLTTALVHTLCALRLTFCGSDIIESFFCDLPQLFQISCSDININVLLIFLVGGFVGGGSLVLTSLSYIYIFKTVLKMQIKGTRSKVFSTCSSHLTVVFIFYGSLMFNYFQPTSKHFPVSLQVV